In the Palaeococcus pacificus DY20341 genome, one interval contains:
- a CDS encoding nicotinamide-nucleotide adenylyltransferase, whose product MRGLFIGRFQPVHNGHLKALEFIFKEVDELIIGIGSAQVSHTLKNPFTTSERMEMLLRALDEAGFDRGRYFLIPLPDINFNSIWAPYVESIVPKFDVVFTGNSLVAQLFRERGYKVFVQPMFRKDILSATEIRRRMLEDESWENLVPKSVVEYIKEIKGVERIKMLATNLEANEKELQAPIRIPEF is encoded by the coding sequence ATGAGAGGTCTCTTCATCGGGCGTTTTCAACCCGTTCACAACGGACACTTAAAGGCCTTAGAGTTTATTTTCAAGGAAGTGGATGAGCTTATAATTGGAATTGGGAGTGCACAAGTTAGTCACACGTTAAAGAACCCATTCACAACGAGTGAGAGAATGGAAATGCTCCTAAGGGCTTTGGACGAAGCTGGCTTTGATAGGGGAAGATACTTCCTAATCCCGCTCCCAGACATAAACTTCAACTCAATCTGGGCTCCTTACGTGGAGTCCATAGTTCCAAAGTTCGATGTAGTCTTTACAGGAAACTCCCTCGTGGCTCAGCTCTTTAGGGAGAGAGGATACAAGGTCTTTGTCCAGCCCATGTTTAGGAAGGATATTCTCTCGGCGACGGAGATAAGACGTAGGATGCTTGAAGATGAGTCCTGGGAGAATTTAGTTCCAAAGAGTGTCGTGGAATACATCAAGGAGATTAAAGGTGTTGAGAGGATAAAGATGCTCGCAACGAACTTGGAAGCCAATGAGAAGGAATTACAAGCCCCCATAAGGATTCCGGAGTTTTAA
- a CDS encoding ArnT family glycosyltransferase: MRKFEDPEARYLLMTLIIAFIVFSAVLVVPIKLIEPDDITYYAAMKAFSQGKITVSRSELLELQRDASYEELIGVSNLAGKHLGIQYVRIDVDEYALEKAPGYAFILAFFHKLGLERIVNLVFGLFGLIVFYKLISLAYNPKTAFVSSLILLFNATFLGMLYRIYMSDFASMVFVLIGVAFYYMGLEKESKTLAVLSGLALGSSVAIRYTNAVIYSALFLYAVWFLRKGTKKPLRYLGILLLGSIPPVILLMIYHYTVFGGPFRVGYAYTIGYTNFAFQFLLKGEWHRAFAILLRNFLVHPKLLFEGFPSIFLLPVGLYFARKSRLTPLLFLWFLAYFGLYFQYDWLRADAYIFQMRFYLPFAPVLAALAGVLIASILDEKTPKEIRALGYTLFGFILLVDLSSFASFVARYVLNFRFEQPLLPPPFRP, encoded by the coding sequence ATGAGGAAGTTTGAAGATCCAGAGGCTCGCTATTTGTTAATGACGCTCATCATAGCATTCATAGTTTTCTCAGCTGTTTTAGTAGTCCCTATTAAGCTCATAGAGCCCGACGACATAACGTACTACGCCGCAATGAAGGCGTTTTCCCAAGGTAAAATCACAGTTTCGCGCTCCGAGCTTCTGGAGCTTCAAAGGGATGCAAGCTATGAAGAGCTCATAGGCGTGTCTAATCTTGCAGGCAAACACCTTGGAATACAATACGTGAGGATTGATGTCGATGAGTATGCTTTGGAAAAGGCTCCCGGTTATGCCTTCATACTCGCCTTCTTTCACAAGCTCGGGCTTGAGAGAATAGTAAACTTAGTTTTTGGACTTTTTGGGCTGATTGTCTTCTACAAGCTCATCTCATTGGCTTACAATCCAAAAACTGCTTTTGTTTCTTCGCTAATCCTACTTTTCAATGCGACCTTCTTGGGAATGCTCTACAGGATTTACATGTCTGACTTTGCGAGCATGGTTTTTGTGCTCATCGGCGTGGCGTTCTACTACATGGGACTCGAAAAAGAAAGCAAAACCCTAGCTGTGCTCTCCGGATTAGCTTTGGGATCGAGTGTGGCAATTAGATACACAAATGCCGTGATTTACTCTGCGCTCTTCCTCTATGCCGTGTGGTTTTTGAGAAAAGGCACGAAGAAACCGCTTAGATATCTTGGCATTCTCCTTTTGGGTTCGATTCCCCCTGTGATTTTGCTCATGATATATCACTACACAGTCTTTGGAGGTCCATTTAGGGTGGGCTATGCATATACAATTGGCTACACAAACTTTGCTTTCCAGTTTCTGTTGAAGGGAGAGTGGCATAGGGCCTTTGCAATACTCTTGAGAAACTTCCTGGTTCACCCAAAGCTTCTCTTTGAAGGGTTCCCATCAATCTTTCTGCTTCCGGTGGGCTTGTACTTTGCAAGAAAAAGCCGCTTAACGCCCCTATTATTTCTGTGGTTCTTAGCATACTTTGGTTTATACTTCCAATACGATTGGCTCCGCGCCGATGCCTACATCTTCCAAATGCGCTTTTATCTCCCCTTCGCCCCAGTACTCGCAGCTTTGGCAGGAGTATTGATAGCGAGCATTTTAGATGAGAAAACGCCCAAAGAAATTAGAGCATTGGGCTATACGCTCTTTGGCTTCATATTGCTGGTGGACTTATCTTCATTTGCAAGTTTTGTGGCCCGTTACGTCCTTAATTTTAGGTTTGAACAGCCTTTGCTGCCTCCTCCTTTTAGGCCTTGA
- a CDS encoding ABC transporter ATP-binding protein yields the protein MTTVELRDVVKTFSSPKGRITAVDNLSFQAKEGEVLGILGPNGAGKTTTLRMIATIYKPDKGTIRVEGIDVLDNPLDVRKRIAYMPQEPDLIPSLSVEEHITYYLRFRGFSKKEAKKRCEEALKSFNLNDHRRKKPFQLSTGLKRRVQLASVLSAKAPVIFLDEPTTGLDPKSKRNTWKLIKDKIEDSGATILLTSHDLYEVEYLADRVIIINNGRLIAEGTPRDLRKRFGKTVKVIFEDPILISNTLMDEFMKVDGIKGIFQVSENAVEIKLDSLDRSINNLVRILASKELKIKDIVTTAANFEDVYLEIIENSGGDMG from the coding sequence GTGACAACCGTTGAATTAAGAGATGTCGTAAAAACGTTTTCAAGTCCTAAAGGGAGGATTACTGCCGTTGACAACCTCAGTTTTCAAGCAAAAGAAGGTGAAGTTCTTGGCATTCTTGGTCCCAACGGGGCTGGAAAAACAACAACTTTAAGGATGATTGCCACAATTTACAAGCCTGACAAAGGCACCATAAGGGTTGAGGGGATAGATGTTTTAGACAATCCATTAGACGTTAGAAAACGGATAGCGTACATGCCTCAAGAGCCAGATTTGATTCCATCTTTATCTGTTGAAGAACATATAACCTACTACCTCCGTTTTAGAGGGTTTAGTAAAAAAGAAGCCAAAAAGCGTTGCGAAGAAGCTCTCAAATCTTTTAATCTAAATGATCATAGACGTAAAAAACCGTTTCAATTAAGTACTGGTTTGAAAAGACGAGTGCAGTTAGCATCTGTCCTATCTGCCAAAGCGCCTGTGATTTTTCTTGACGAACCAACAACAGGACTGGATCCAAAAAGCAAGAGGAACACGTGGAAGCTAATCAAAGACAAAATTGAGGATAGTGGGGCAACTATTCTTCTTACAAGCCACGATCTTTATGAGGTAGAGTATCTTGCGGATCGAGTGATCATCATAAACAATGGTCGACTAATAGCTGAAGGCACGCCGAGAGATTTGAGAAAAAGATTTGGTAAGACCGTTAAAGTTATTTTTGAAGATCCCATACTGATTTCTAATACTTTAATGGATGAATTTATGAAGGTTGATGGAATCAAGGGCATTTTTCAAGTAAGCGAAAATGCAGTTGAGATAAAGCTGGATTCCTTGGATCGCTCCATTAACAACCTTGTTCGAATTCTCGCATCTAAGGAGCTAAAAATTAAGGATATTGTCACAACCGCTGCAAACTTCGAGGACGTGTACCTTGAAATAATAGAAAATTCTGGAGGTGACATGGGATGA
- a CDS encoding GNAT family N-acetyltransferase — MEIKPLQSEEEYLQCLQIAKDLREWFNEGGIKAIERDLKSEATFIAHENEVIGFIILKPINDRALEILWMAVKREHQGKGIGSSLLSFVEEWARGKGFEVLLVKTSGDLNYKPYDRTRRFYEKGGFVRIALIDPYPEWGEEALIYVKCLK; from the coding sequence ATGGAAATCAAACCTCTCCAAAGCGAAGAAGAGTATTTGCAGTGCCTCCAAATAGCCAAAGACCTTAGAGAATGGTTCAACGAAGGTGGAATTAAAGCGATTGAGCGCGACCTAAAGAGCGAAGCTACATTCATAGCCCATGAGAACGAAGTTATTGGCTTCATAATTCTAAAGCCCATCAACGATAGAGCACTTGAAATCCTCTGGATGGCCGTAAAAAGAGAACACCAAGGCAAAGGTATTGGCTCAAGCCTCTTGTCGTTCGTTGAAGAATGGGCAAGGGGGAAGGGCTTTGAAGTGCTCCTTGTTAAAACCTCCGGCGACTTGAACTACAAACCCTATGATCGAACAAGGCGCTTTTATGAAAAGGGAGGGTTCGTGAGAATTGCCCTTATAGACCCCTATCCTGAGTGGGGGGAGGAAGCTTTAATCTATGTAAAGTGCTTGAAATGA
- a CDS encoding class I SAM-dependent methyltransferase yields MVFAMMEDKWNFDEWAQSYDEDVKQENWIHKDYKKVLKLVAEKAKGIVVDIGCGTGNILRVIKCEQYIGVEPSGEMRRVFKEKWGFEPVNGHFLDILLPAETADTVITTYAFHHVPDGEKENAIKEMLRVLKHDGKIVIGDVMFESEEEKRRIGEEDGIAGEIEDEYFATVEHLREICERLGLEFTFEQINRYVWIAEMKRTTR; encoded by the coding sequence ATGGTTTTTGCAATGATGGAAGATAAATGGAACTTTGATGAATGGGCTCAAAGCTATGACGAAGATGTGAAGCAGGAAAACTGGATACACAAGGATTATAAAAAGGTTCTTAAACTCGTCGCGGAGAAAGCTAAAGGTATTGTAGTTGATATCGGCTGCGGCACGGGAAATATTTTGAGAGTCATTAAGTGTGAGCAATACATCGGTGTTGAGCCTTCAGGAGAAATGAGAAGAGTTTTTAAAGAAAAGTGGGGCTTTGAACCTGTAAACGGCCACTTCTTGGACATTCTTCTGCCAGCTGAAACCGCCGATACTGTAATAACGACCTATGCTTTTCACCACGTGCCCGACGGGGAAAAGGAGAACGCAATAAAGGAGATGCTCCGGGTTCTAAAGCATGATGGGAAAATTGTCATTGGAGATGTCATGTTTGAGTCCGAAGAGGAGAAGAGACGCATCGGTGAAGAAGACGGTATAGCAGGGGAGATTGAGGATGAGTACTTCGCGACAGTAGAGCATTTGAGGGAGATATGCGAGAGACTGGGGCTTGAGTTTACGTTTGAGCAGATAAACAGGTATGTGTGGATCGCTGAGATGAAAAGAACTACTCGATGA
- a CDS encoding ABC transporter permease produces MNLKSVVSSLRVAISREVKMGMDLEFFLGTLFEPLIYVMLFGPLMEKLIGNVNFGGKEISYLAFMFPGVLTIIGINQGFRGAATFIQDKFRGGLETLFTLPVPRSALFLAKILGSCLRALIAMSVITLLAALMAEGLSLTLSGILKSFLVNMSLVVALASFMIYLLSKSQNPNLPLAISSILLLPMMFLSTVFYPESVFSSNRLLSLIVAVNPMTHAARLVRSFVYSTPLLASTLLISMIYLSALALVSLLLGARGFAQALEK; encoded by the coding sequence ATGAACTTAAAATCAGTAGTGTCTTCGCTTAGGGTCGCCATTTCAAGGGAAGTAAAAATGGGCATGGATTTGGAATTTTTCTTAGGAACGCTGTTTGAGCCTTTGATATACGTCATGCTCTTTGGGCCTTTGATGGAAAAGCTCATTGGAAACGTGAATTTTGGAGGAAAAGAAATCTCCTACCTTGCTTTCATGTTTCCAGGAGTGCTCACGATAATAGGCATTAACCAAGGATTTCGGGGTGCTGCAACATTCATTCAGGATAAGTTCAGAGGTGGCTTGGAGACACTTTTTACACTCCCTGTGCCTCGCTCAGCTCTCTTCCTAGCCAAGATTTTGGGCTCATGTTTGAGAGCATTAATAGCAATGTCGGTAATTACACTCTTAGCAGCTTTAATGGCAGAAGGGCTTTCTTTGACATTATCAGGAATCCTAAAAAGCTTTTTGGTTAATATGAGCCTTGTTGTAGCCTTGGCAAGCTTCATGATATATCTCCTTTCCAAGAGCCAAAATCCAAATCTCCCTCTTGCAATTTCCAGCATATTACTGCTGCCCATGATGTTCCTTTCCACGGTGTTCTATCCTGAAAGCGTCTTCAGCAGTAACAGATTGCTCTCACTAATAGTCGCAGTTAATCCCATGACCCATGCCGCAAGGCTAGTTAGATCTTTTGTCTACTCAACCCCGCTATTAGCTTCAACGTTGCTAATATCTATGATATACTTATCAGCTCTTGCGCTTGTAAGCTTATTGCTAGGCGCCAGAGGGTTTGCGCAGGCACTTGAAAAGTAA
- a CDS encoding GNAT family N-acetyltransferase: MEPIIRPAKSEDKPFIEEIAKLTWEGEDYLARVFDNWVKDGNFYVIELEGKAIGTAKLTILPDKVGWLEGLRVHPNYQKHGFGRLLHNFMLKKGKELAEEGIINALEFSTYFLNKESIAMAKRDGFKIVERFYYVQRALEEEKEPNVSKISSLDELGYEGHIPYGWKFLHKCKESIEWLNQKAKVREFKGFKFLYPEVNTEPAFTIFKVSMESIKTLLPAMSFEAKKLGYDSIDIMLPEDKQDLIEPLKELGFKNWTDFKEPDVLVLRKVL, encoded by the coding sequence ATGGAACCAATAATTAGGCCTGCTAAATCAGAAGATAAACCCTTCATCGAGGAAATTGCAAAGTTAACCTGGGAAGGTGAGGACTACCTTGCGAGGGTTTTTGATAATTGGGTGAAAGATGGAAACTTCTATGTTATCGAGCTTGAAGGAAAAGCCATCGGAACGGCAAAGCTTACAATCTTACCTGACAAAGTCGGCTGGCTTGAAGGCCTTAGAGTTCACCCCAATTATCAAAAACACGGGTTTGGGAGGCTTTTGCACAACTTTATGCTCAAGAAAGGAAAAGAACTGGCAGAAGAGGGCATCATAAATGCACTGGAGTTCTCAACCTACTTCCTCAACAAAGAGAGCATTGCAATGGCAAAGAGGGACGGATTTAAGATCGTGGAGCGGTTTTATTACGTTCAAAGAGCGCTTGAGGAAGAAAAAGAACCAAACGTTTCAAAAATTTCCTCTTTAGATGAACTAGGCTATGAAGGCCATATCCCCTACGGTTGGAAGTTTCTGCACAAATGTAAGGAAAGTATCGAATGGCTAAACCAAAAGGCGAAGGTTAGGGAATTTAAAGGATTCAAGTTCCTTTATCCAGAAGTGAACACTGAGCCGGCATTCACAATTTTTAAAGTCTCAATGGAGAGCATAAAAACGCTTTTACCTGCGATGAGTTTTGAGGCAAAGAAACTCGGCTACGACAGCATTGACATAATGCTCCCTGAAGATAAGCAAGATTTGATTGAACCCCTAAAAGAGCTTGGATTTAAGAACTGGACTGACTTTAAGGAGCCTGATGTCTTGGTACTCAGGAAGGTACTGTAG
- a CDS encoding MFS transporter: MRWSEIPRDAKAYMLYHTIIAPQLIVWTLLPLYMMYSGYSVLEVGAFFTAVNIISIPLTYLFGRAFNHWDIKKGLIAIDALDGIAYVLYGFAKGAIAPLMLFAGRTIEKFSTMLYPLYRAYEQIIYPEDRYEEIFAWHLRLPEIARLVTFPILGYLFGYVFPKPEHYRLAFIFFGLLSIATMAYIWLFLPSVGKEERITPKGFTFKAGEFKLLLTFEALLTLAWELAPEIVLINYVVFVLKKTIFEVTLIACVSSIASIIGTYASEKVPRERGFQAIGFGMFLNAVYALIMALSPPFWLALMVYAIGDFGTTLWFPFYRSWMFKLIPKERASEFHAAITSYRRLIGLVTPFIAGALASVYATLPYAASLVLFLIMGGLFMKAKREMHV, encoded by the coding sequence ATGCGCTGGAGTGAAATCCCCCGCGATGCTAAAGCCTATATGCTCTACCATACAATCATAGCTCCACAGCTCATAGTGTGGACTCTCCTCCCGCTCTACATGATGTACTCTGGTTACTCCGTTCTTGAAGTCGGGGCGTTCTTCACAGCCGTTAACATAATCTCTATACCGCTAACCTATCTCTTTGGCAGGGCGTTTAACCACTGGGACATTAAAAAGGGGCTGATTGCGATAGACGCGCTCGATGGAATAGCTTATGTCCTCTACGGCTTTGCAAAGGGTGCGATAGCTCCACTGATGCTCTTCGCTGGGAGGACCATCGAGAAGTTCTCCACCATGCTTTATCCCCTCTACCGTGCTTACGAGCAGATCATTTACCCCGAAGATAGATATGAGGAGATATTCGCCTGGCACCTTCGGCTGCCGGAGATAGCGCGGCTGGTAACGTTCCCAATCCTTGGCTACCTCTTCGGCTATGTCTTCCCAAAGCCGGAGCACTACCGTTTAGCGTTCATCTTCTTTGGGTTGCTCTCAATAGCCACGATGGCCTACATCTGGCTGTTTCTACCATCCGTGGGGAAAGAAGAGAGGATAACACCAAAGGGCTTCACCTTCAAGGCCGGCGAATTCAAACTCCTCCTCACTTTTGAGGCTTTGCTCACACTAGCCTGGGAGCTCGCTCCCGAGATAGTTCTCATAAACTATGTTGTTTTTGTGCTCAAAAAGACGATCTTTGAAGTAACACTGATAGCCTGTGTAAGTAGTATTGCTTCAATAATCGGCACCTATGCCAGCGAGAAGGTTCCAAGGGAAAGGGGTTTTCAGGCGATAGGCTTTGGAATGTTCCTCAACGCGGTTTACGCTCTCATTATGGCGCTTTCTCCACCCTTCTGGCTGGCACTGATGGTTTATGCCATAGGGGATTTTGGCACCACTCTCTGGTTCCCCTTCTACCGCTCCTGGATGTTCAAGCTCATCCCCAAGGAGAGAGCGAGCGAGTTTCACGCAGCAATAACAAGCTATCGCAGGTTGATTGGCCTCGTTACTCCATTTATCGCTGGCGCGCTCGCGAGTGTATATGCGACTCTTCCGTATGCAGCAAGTTTGGTACTGTTCCTAATAATGGGAGGCCTCTTTATGAAAGCAAAGCGTGAAATGCACGTTTAG
- a CDS encoding DNA alkylation repair protein, whose product MIMIEDVLDILASLGDKRNIEGMKRFGITSSSKILGVPKPKLRELAKKIGKNHELALKLWDSNIHEARILASMVAEPEKVDEDLMERWVKDFDNWDLCDQCVINLFWRTKFAYKKAVEWSQREEEFVKRAGFALMAKLAISDKKANNEKFEKFFPYILEGAKDERNYVKKAVSWALRQIGKRNLYLNKKAIELAEEIKKLETKSAKYIATETLRELRSEKVQRRLSSKEIGA is encoded by the coding sequence ATGATAATGATAGAGGATGTCTTAGATATTTTGGCATCTTTAGGAGATAAAAGAAATATTGAAGGCATGAAAAGGTTTGGCATAACTTCCTCCTCCAAGATTTTAGGGGTCCCTAAGCCAAAGCTGAGGGAGCTGGCTAAGAAAATAGGTAAAAACCATGAACTTGCCTTGAAGCTGTGGGATTCTAACATCCACGAAGCGCGAATTTTGGCGAGCATGGTTGCTGAGCCCGAGAAAGTTGATGAAGACCTAATGGAGCGCTGGGTCAAGGATTTTGACAACTGGGATTTGTGCGACCAATGTGTTATAAATCTTTTCTGGAGAACGAAGTTTGCATATAAAAAGGCCGTTGAGTGGAGCCAGAGAGAGGAGGAGTTTGTAAAAAGAGCAGGATTTGCTTTAATGGCAAAGTTAGCTATTAGCGACAAAAAGGCAAATAATGAGAAGTTTGAAAAGTTCTTCCCCTACATCCTCGAGGGTGCTAAGGACGAGAGAAACTATGTCAAGAAAGCTGTAAGCTGGGCGTTGAGACAAATTGGAAAGAGGAACTTGTATTTGAACAAAAAAGCCATTGAGCTGGCTGAGGAAATCAAAAAATTGGAAACCAAAAGTGCAAAATACATTGCCACAGAAACACTTAGAGAGCTGAGGAGCGAAAAAGTCCAGAGGAGGCTATCATCTAAAGAGATAGGGGCGTGA